One part of the Methylobacterium mesophilicum SR1.6/6 genome encodes these proteins:
- a CDS encoding ADP-ribosylglycohydrolase family protein yields MTSHRETAAIRIAELPAGTLGGLVGVTFAPGKQQADGLTGRHDRDLAADLDAVAAWGAAAVVTLMETDELDRYRIREIGAEVRARFIEWHHLPIRDVDVPDAAFEAAWPQHSARLRLLVSAGNRVLIHCRGGLGRAGMVAARLLVELGAAPAEAVAAVRRARDPRAIETRAQEDWVRKGRPQSVVRPEADGARDRAVGAMLGLAVGDAVGTTIEFSAKPRRAVLSDMVGGGPFRLKPGQWTDDTAMALALADSLLAHPDLNSDDLARRFVSWYRDGIYSCTGACFDIGTATAAALRRYERTSDPIAGSTDPGTAGNGSIMRLAPVAVRHWRDRTAMLRVARDQSRVTHAALEAIEGCELLADLLAAAIGGAALSDLVVSDAAHRIRGFRPGQLRDEVRGTGYVVASLHAALWAVSRTSTFRDAVLLAANLGQDADTTAAVAGQIAGALYGAADIPADWLDRLAWRGRIERMAGDLFDAARVAA; encoded by the coding sequence ATGACGAGCCACCGTGAAACCGCCGCCATTCGTATCGCCGAACTGCCCGCCGGGACCCTCGGCGGTCTGGTCGGCGTCACCTTCGCCCCCGGCAAGCAGCAGGCGGATGGCCTGACGGGCCGCCACGACCGCGACCTCGCCGCCGACCTCGACGCCGTGGCGGCCTGGGGCGCCGCCGCGGTCGTTACCCTGATGGAGACCGACGAGCTCGACCGCTATCGTATCCGCGAGATCGGCGCCGAAGTCCGCGCCCGATTCATAGAGTGGCACCACCTGCCGATCCGCGACGTCGACGTCCCGGACGCCGCGTTCGAGGCGGCTTGGCCCCAGCACTCGGCCCGTCTGCGTTTGCTGGTGTCCGCCGGCAATCGCGTCCTCATCCACTGCCGGGGCGGCCTGGGCCGGGCCGGTATGGTCGCCGCTCGGCTCCTCGTCGAGTTGGGTGCCGCTCCAGCAGAGGCCGTCGCCGCCGTCCGCCGCGCCCGCGACCCCCGAGCCATCGAGACACGCGCTCAGGAGGATTGGGTCCGGAAGGGCCGCCCGCAGTCAGTCGTCCGTCCCGAGGCAGACGGCGCTCGCGACCGGGCCGTCGGTGCGATGCTCGGTCTCGCCGTCGGCGACGCCGTCGGCACCACCATCGAGTTCTCGGCCAAGCCCCGCAGGGCGGTCCTGTCCGACATGGTCGGCGGCGGCCCGTTTCGCTTGAAGCCGGGACAGTGGACCGACGACACCGCCATGGCCCTCGCCCTGGCCGACAGCCTGCTCGCTCACCCCGACCTCAACTCCGACGACCTCGCTCGTCGGTTCGTGTCTTGGTACCGGGACGGGATCTATTCCTGCACGGGCGCCTGCTTCGACATCGGCACGGCCACCGCGGCGGCCCTGCGCCGGTATGAGCGGACCAGCGACCCGATTGCCGGCTCGACTGATCCGGGCACGGCCGGCAACGGCTCGATCATGCGGCTCGCTCCGGTCGCCGTCCGGCACTGGCGGGACCGGACGGCGATGCTGCGCGTCGCTCGGGACCAGTCCCGCGTCACCCACGCTGCCCTTGAGGCTATCGAGGGCTGCGAGCTCCTCGCCGACCTCCTCGCGGCGGCCATCGGCGGTGCCGCACTGTCGGACCTTGTCGTCTCCGACGCCGCACACCGGATCCGGGGCTTCCGGCCAGGCCAGCTCCGCGACGAGGTGCGCGGTACCGGCTACGTGGTCGCTTCGCTGCACGCCGCGCTCTGGGCGGTCTCGCGCACCTCGACCTTCCGCGACGCTGTGCTGCTGGCCGCCAATCTCGGCCAGGACGCGGACACGACCGCGGCAGTCGCCGGACAGATCGCCGGTGCCCTGTACGGCGCCGCGGATATCCCCGCCGACTGGCTCGACCGGCTTGCCTGGCGCGGACGGATCGAACGGATGGCCGGCGACCTGTTCGACGCCGCGCGCGTTGCTGCCTGA
- a CDS encoding cobyric acid synthase has protein sequence MIQGTGSDVGKSLLVAGLARAFTERGLRVRPFKPQNMSNNAAVTADGGEIGRAQALQARAARVAPSVHMNPVLLKPQSEVGSQVVVQGRMVATVKARDYQAWKPRLLSAVLDSFDRLAAEADLLLVEGAGSASEVNLRAGDIANMGFARATDTPVVLVGDIDRGGVIASLVGTRAVIAPEDSALVAGFIVNRFRGDPSLFADGLRLIAEHTGWAALGLVPHFPDAARLPAEDVLGLAGSGPRENGAVTVAVPVLPRIANFDDLDPLRAEPGISVVLVRPGTPIPAAAALVLLPGSKTTIDDLEAFREQGWDIDLRAHVRRGGRVLGLCGGYQMLGHSLADPHGIEGAPRTVPGLGLLAVDTVMTPDKRLAAVTGTSLPDGVPFAGYEMHIGATDGPDAARPLLRLADGRLDGAVSADGRVAGTYVHGLFAQDAQRAAWLARLGAASDGAGYEAGVEAALDGLARHIAAHVDCDRLLALAR, from the coding sequence ATGATCCAGGGCACCGGCTCCGATGTCGGCAAGTCGCTGCTCGTGGCGGGGCTGGCGCGCGCCTTCACGGAGCGGGGCTTGCGGGTGCGGCCGTTCAAGCCGCAGAACATGTCGAACAACGCCGCCGTCACCGCGGACGGCGGCGAGATCGGCCGGGCGCAGGCACTCCAGGCCCGGGCCGCCCGGGTGGCGCCCTCGGTCCACATGAACCCCGTGCTGCTGAAGCCACAGAGCGAGGTCGGCTCCCAGGTGGTGGTGCAGGGCCGGATGGTCGCCACCGTGAAGGCGCGCGACTACCAGGCCTGGAAGCCCCGGCTCCTGTCCGCCGTCCTCGACAGCTTCGACCGCCTCGCCGCGGAGGCCGATCTGTTGCTCGTGGAGGGCGCGGGCTCGGCCTCCGAGGTGAACCTGCGCGCGGGCGACATCGCCAATATGGGCTTCGCCCGGGCCACCGACACGCCGGTGGTGCTGGTGGGCGACATCGACCGGGGCGGGGTGATCGCCAGCCTCGTCGGCACCAGGGCGGTGATCGCGCCGGAGGATTCCGCGCTGGTCGCCGGCTTCATCGTCAACCGGTTCCGCGGCGATCCGAGCCTGTTCGCCGACGGTCTGCGGCTGATCGCCGAGCACACCGGCTGGGCGGCGCTCGGCCTCGTGCCGCACTTCCCCGACGCCGCGCGCCTGCCGGCCGAGGACGTGCTGGGACTGGCGGGCTCCGGGCCGCGCGAGAACGGGGCCGTCACGGTGGCGGTGCCGGTGCTGCCGCGCATCGCCAATTTCGACGACCTCGACCCGCTGCGGGCGGAGCCCGGAATCTCCGTCGTTCTGGTTCGGCCCGGCACACCGATCCCCGCCGCGGCCGCCCTGGTGCTCCTGCCGGGCTCCAAGACCACGATCGACGACCTGGAGGCGTTCCGCGAACAGGGCTGGGACATCGACCTGCGCGCCCATGTCCGCCGGGGCGGGCGCGTGCTCGGGCTCTGCGGCGGCTACCAGATGCTCGGACACAGCCTCGCCGACCCGCACGGGATCGAGGGGGCGCCCCGGACGGTGCCGGGCCTCGGTCTCCTCGCCGTCGACACCGTGATGACGCCGGACAAGCGCCTCGCCGCCGTCACCGGCACGAGCCTGCCGGACGGCGTGCCGTTCGCCGGCTACGAGATGCATATCGGCGCGACGGACGGCCCCGACGCGGCCCGGCCGCTGCTGCGGCTCGCCGACGGGCGCCTGGACGGCGCGGTCTCGGCGGACGGGCGCGTGGCCGGGACCTACGTCCACGGCCTGTTCGCGCAGGATGCCCAGCGGGCGGCGTGGCTCGCGCGCCTCGGGGCGGCGTCGGACGGCGCGGGCTACGAGGCCGGGGTCGAGGCGGCGCTGGACGGACTCGCGCGACACATCGCGGCTCATGTCGACTGCGACCGTCTCCTGGCGCTTGCCCGATAG
- the cobO gene encoding cob(I)yrinic acid a,c-diamide adenosyltransferase, with amino-acid sequence MSDDAARHRAKMEKRKAVQDAEVAGKTIEKGLLLVHTGPGKGKSTAALGLMLRALGRGWRVGMVQFIKGGWDTGERHAVAAFGDRVVWHTLGEGFTWETQDKARDIAACRHAWAVAEGLMADSTIRLLVLDELNIALRYDYIDLDAVLAALRARRPDLNVVVTGRNAKPALIEAADLVTEMGSVKHHFAAGVKAQEGIEF; translated from the coding sequence ATGAGCGACGATGCCGCGCGCCACCGCGCCAAGATGGAGAAGCGCAAGGCCGTGCAGGACGCCGAGGTGGCGGGCAAGACCATCGAGAAGGGTCTGCTCCTCGTCCATACCGGCCCCGGCAAGGGAAAGAGCACGGCGGCTCTGGGGCTGATGCTGCGGGCGCTCGGCCGCGGCTGGCGGGTCGGCATGGTGCAGTTCATCAAGGGCGGCTGGGACACGGGCGAGCGCCACGCCGTGGCGGCCTTCGGCGACCGGGTCGTGTGGCATACCCTCGGGGAGGGATTCACCTGGGAGACGCAGGACAAGGCCCGGGACATCGCCGCCTGCCGCCACGCCTGGGCGGTCGCCGAGGGCTTGATGGCCGATTCCACGATCCGCCTGCTCGTCCTCGACGAGCTGAACATCGCGCTGCGCTACGACTACATCGACCTCGACGCGGTCCTGGCCGCGCTCCGCGCGCGGCGGCCGGACCTGAACGTGGTCGTCACCGGCCGCAACGCCAAGCCGGCCCTGATCGAGGCCGCCGACCTCGTCACCGAGATGGGCAGCGTCAAGCATCACTTCGCCGCCGGCGTGAAGGCGCAGGAAGGAATCGAGTTCTGA
- the cobD gene encoding threonine-phosphate decarboxylase CobD, protein MDHSVWSFSAREPAAIAHGGDLGGLREAFPDAPKPWLDLSTGINPVPYPVPPVEASAWTRLPEAAEVRALREAAALAYGAPDAAHVVPAPGTQILIETLPRLLAPTRVAVLGPTYAEHAAAWARAGHAVAEVPSVDALGDARVAVIVDPNNPDGRTFPLAARRALAEALQARGGLLVADEAFADLEPVASLCQHVAPGLVVLRSFGKTYGLAGLRLGFAVADPGTAMRLAEALGPWAVSGPALAIGCAALSDAGWRAEAARARAADAGRLDRMIVRGGGRIVGGTSLFRTADFSDGPDLYRRLAAAGIAVRRFAERPERLRFGLPAGKAAWCRLSRVLR, encoded by the coding sequence ATGGACCATTCGGTGTGGAGTTTTTCCGCGCGGGAGCCCGCCGCGATCGCCCATGGCGGCGATCTGGGCGGGCTTCGAGAAGCCTTTCCCGATGCGCCAAAACCCTGGCTCGACCTCTCGACGGGGATCAACCCGGTCCCGTATCCCGTGCCGCCCGTGGAGGCCAGCGCCTGGACGCGGCTGCCCGAGGCCGCCGAGGTCCGGGCCCTCCGGGAGGCGGCCGCCCTGGCCTACGGGGCACCGGACGCGGCCCATGTGGTGCCTGCCCCCGGCACACAGATCCTGATCGAGACCCTGCCCCGGCTCCTGGCGCCGACCCGGGTGGCGGTCCTCGGGCCCACCTATGCCGAGCACGCCGCCGCCTGGGCCCGGGCCGGGCACGCGGTGGCGGAGGTTCCGAGCGTCGACGCCCTCGGCGACGCCCGGGTGGCGGTGATCGTCGATCCCAACAACCCGGACGGGCGGACGTTTCCGCTCGCCGCGCGCCGCGCCCTGGCCGAGGCCCTGCAGGCCCGCGGTGGCCTGCTTGTGGCCGACGAGGCCTTCGCGGATCTGGAGCCGGTGGCGAGCCTGTGCCAGCATGTGGCCCCCGGCCTCGTGGTCCTGCGCTCCTTCGGCAAGACCTACGGGCTCGCCGGCCTGCGCCTCGGCTTCGCGGTCGCGGATCCCGGTACGGCAATGCGGCTCGCCGAGGCCCTCGGGCCCTGGGCAGTGTCGGGCCCGGCCCTGGCGATCGGGTGCGCGGCCCTGTCGGATGCGGGCTGGCGCGCGGAGGCGGCCCGCGCCCGGGCGGCGGACGCGGGCCGCCTCGACCGGATGATCGTGCGGGGCGGCGGCCGGATCGTCGGCGGCACCAGCCTGTTCCGGACCGCCGATTTTTCGGATGGGCCGGATCTCTACCGGCGGCTCGCGGCGGCGGGGATCGCGGTGCGCCGCTTCGCGGAGCGCCCGGAGCGTCTGCGCTTCGGCCTGCCGGCGGGGAAGGCGGCGTGGTGCCGGCTGTCTCGGGTTCTCAGGTAG
- the cobU gene encoding bifunctional adenosylcobinamide kinase/adenosylcobinamide-phosphate guanylyltransferase, whose protein sequence is MPQLPPRMTLVLGGARSGKSAYAEGLIESCPGPWLYLATAQAFDDEMVARIAQHRARRSGLWRTRDVPLALPEAVAASEGPVLIDCLTLWLTNLILAEADPAEAAERLSAACDRAPGPLVLVGNEVGLGIVPDNALARRFRDEAGRLHQRLAARADRVVLTVAGLPLVVKPQSLTPGAPA, encoded by the coding sequence ATGCCACAGCTTCCTCCCCGCATGACCCTCGTCCTCGGCGGCGCGCGGTCCGGCAAGAGCGCCTACGCCGAGGGGCTGATCGAATCCTGCCCCGGCCCGTGGCTCTATCTCGCCACCGCGCAGGCTTTCGACGACGAGATGGTGGCCCGCATCGCCCAGCACCGCGCCCGGCGATCCGGGCTTTGGCGCACGCGGGACGTGCCGCTGGCCTTGCCGGAGGCGGTCGCCGCGTCCGAGGGGCCCGTCCTGATCGATTGCCTGACACTCTGGCTCACCAACCTGATCCTGGCGGAGGCTGATCCGGCGGAGGCTGCGGAGCGGCTGAGCGCCGCTTGCGACCGGGCGCCGGGTCCGCTGGTCCTGGTCGGCAACGAGGTCGGACTCGGGATCGTGCCGGACAATGCCCTCGCTCGCCGCTTCCGCGACGAGGCCGGCCGCCTGCACCAGCGGCTCGCCGCCCGGGCCGACCGGGTCGTTCTCACCGTGGCGGGCCTGCCGCTGGTCGTGAAGCCGCAGTCCCTCACCCCAGGAGCCCCCGCATGA
- a CDS encoding MFS transporter, with product MPPTQSPVEGDLAESTVRTVTLRLMPLLGLLYLIAYIDRQNVSYAKLEMVGSLGLSETAYGLGASLFFLGYFLFEVPANVFLERVGARLWFARIMITWGIVTVLLGFTQGTAMFYVLRFLLGAAEAGFFPGVLFALTLWFPQAHRARMIGWFMIASAIANAVGAAVGGALLGLDGLLGLQGWQWVFLATGAPAILMAAVVLVVLPDGPESAPWLSQAQRDWLARTLRAEREEGGHVDHSNPFAALLDRRVLMLAGVYISLPLAAYGLGYWLPTVVKGFGVSNLTNGFLNIIPWMATAFALWWVPRHAARTGAQGTALTWHVVGPALVGAAGLALSVILPGNAVKFACLCVAAAGTFSAQPVFWSVPGTFLRGATAAAGIAAINSVGNLGGFVAQNAVPFIRDQTKSDLVPMLFLSACLAVGAGLMFVVLSVLRRDAAKRAAPAVVRPA from the coding sequence ATGCCGCCCACGCAATCGCCCGTCGAGGGGGATCTCGCCGAGAGCACCGTCCGCACGGTGACGCTGCGGCTGATGCCGCTCCTCGGCCTGCTCTACCTGATCGCCTATATCGACCGGCAGAACGTCTCCTACGCCAAGCTGGAGATGGTCGGCAGCCTGGGCCTCAGCGAGACCGCCTACGGGCTCGGGGCGTCGCTGTTCTTCCTCGGCTACTTCCTGTTCGAGGTGCCGGCCAACGTCTTCCTCGAGCGGGTCGGAGCGCGGCTCTGGTTCGCCCGGATCATGATCACCTGGGGGATCGTCACGGTGCTCCTCGGCTTCACGCAGGGCACGGCGATGTTCTACGTGCTGCGCTTCCTGCTCGGCGCCGCCGAGGCCGGCTTCTTCCCCGGCGTGCTGTTCGCGCTGACCCTCTGGTTCCCGCAGGCACACCGGGCGCGGATGATCGGCTGGTTCATGATCGCCAGCGCGATCGCCAACGCGGTCGGCGCCGCTGTGGGCGGGGCTCTGCTCGGACTCGACGGGCTCCTCGGCCTTCAGGGCTGGCAGTGGGTGTTCCTGGCCACCGGCGCGCCGGCGATCCTCATGGCCGCGGTGGTGCTGGTGGTCCTCCCCGACGGGCCCGAGAGCGCCCCTTGGCTGTCGCAGGCCCAGCGCGACTGGCTCGCCCGCACGCTCCGGGCCGAGCGGGAGGAGGGCGGCCATGTCGATCACAGCAACCCGTTCGCCGCGCTCCTCGACCGGCGGGTGCTGATGCTCGCCGGCGTCTACATCTCCCTGCCGCTCGCCGCCTACGGGCTCGGCTACTGGCTCCCCACCGTGGTGAAGGGATTCGGCGTCTCGAACCTCACCAACGGCTTCCTCAACATCATCCCCTGGATGGCGACGGCCTTCGCCCTGTGGTGGGTCCCGCGCCACGCGGCCCGCACCGGCGCGCAGGGCACGGCGCTCACGTGGCACGTGGTCGGGCCGGCGCTGGTCGGCGCGGCCGGCCTGGCGCTCTCCGTGATCCTGCCGGGCAACGCGGTGAAGTTCGCCTGCCTGTGCGTGGCGGCGGCCGGGACCTTCTCGGCGCAGCCGGTCTTCTGGTCGGTGCCGGGGACCTTCCTGCGCGGCGCCACGGCGGCCGCCGGGATCGCGGCGATCAACTCGGTGGGCAATCTCGGCGGCTTCGTCGCTCAGAACGCCGTGCCCTTCATCCGCGACCAGACCAAGAGCGACCTCGTGCCGATGCTGTTCCTGTCGGCCTGCCTCGCTGTGGGCGCCGGCCTGATGTTCGTGGTGCTGTCCGTCCTGCGTCGGGACGCCGCGAAGCGGGCTGCCCCGGCGGTGGTGCGACCGGCCTGA
- the cbiB gene encoding adenosylcobinamide-phosphate synthase CbiB, whose protein sequence is MVHLPGTFADTLAVLILALGIEAVAGYPDALYRALGHPVTWIGRLIAALERGLNRGSPRRRRRAGCLALALLLAAVGAGAWILAALAGLTGPLPALLLLGLLCASLPAQRSLHDHVAAVETALRTGGLEAGRRAVSMIVGRDPERLDEPAVCRAAIESLSENFSDGIVAPAFWIGGLGLPGGALYKAINTADSMIGHRSPRYEDFGWAAARLDDGVNLPASRLAGLLIAGAAALRGADARGALRAMVRDARRHRSPNAGWPEAAMAGALGLRLAGPRVYDGTLVPDAHMGDGRAEATADDIARALTLYRTACWLQGGLVLALLVLCLALAD, encoded by the coding sequence ATGGTCCATCTGCCCGGTACGTTCGCCGACACGCTCGCCGTCCTCATCCTCGCCCTTGGGATCGAGGCGGTGGCCGGCTATCCGGACGCGCTCTACAGGGCCCTCGGCCATCCTGTCACCTGGATCGGCCGGCTCATCGCCGCCCTGGAGCGCGGCCTCAACCGCGGCTCGCCGCGCCGTCGCCGCCGCGCGGGCTGCCTTGCGCTGGCGCTGCTGCTCGCCGCCGTGGGCGCGGGCGCCTGGATCCTCGCCGCGCTCGCGGGACTCACCGGTCCCCTCCCCGCCCTCCTGCTCCTCGGCCTGCTCTGCGCGAGCCTGCCGGCGCAGCGCAGCCTGCACGACCACGTCGCCGCGGTGGAGACGGCCCTGCGGACCGGCGGCCTGGAGGCGGGGCGCCGGGCGGTGTCGATGATCGTCGGGCGCGACCCCGAACGCCTCGACGAACCGGCGGTCTGCCGCGCCGCCATCGAGAGTCTTTCCGAAAACTTCTCCGACGGGATCGTGGCGCCGGCCTTCTGGATCGGCGGCCTCGGTCTCCCGGGCGGCGCGCTCTACAAGGCGATCAACACCGCCGACAGCATGATCGGCCACCGCAGCCCGCGCTACGAAGACTTCGGCTGGGCGGCGGCCCGGCTCGACGACGGCGTGAACCTGCCGGCCTCCCGGCTCGCGGGCCTGCTGATCGCCGGGGCGGCGGCCCTGCGCGGTGCGGATGCGCGCGGTGCGCTCCGGGCGATGGTTCGGGACGCGCGCCGCCACCGCTCGCCCAATGCCGGCTGGCCGGAAGCCGCCATGGCGGGGGCGCTCGGACTCCGGCTCGCCGGTCCGCGGGTCTACGACGGCACCCTCGTCCCGGACGCCCATATGGGCGACGGCCGGGCCGAGGCCACGGCGGACGACATCGCCCGGGCGCTGACGCTCTACCGCACGGCCTGCTGGCTCCAGGGCGGGCTGGTCCTCGCTCTCCTCGTCCTCTGTCTGGCCCTGGCCGACTGA
- a CDS encoding NAD(P)-dependent oxidoreductase, whose translation MRAVFVDASETLAAVARRLLRPDDPPFAIHPDPAIAPEDLPGILAGAEIAVIDHTALPLAVARACEGLKHVVFLGTGARSYMDPEALAAERGVAVHTIKGYGDTAVAECAFALMWAAARGLPEMDRAMRAGTWLRREAIQLTGKTVGLVGFGGIAAELARLCGGIGMRVLAWNRTPKAHPGVTFVPLDQLLAESDVVSLHLLLTDETRGFLSAARIAAMKPGVLLVNTARGAVIDEDALVAALRRGHVAQAGLDVFTVEPLPADHPLAGLPNVTLSAHSAFRTPEASDNLIGAALDHCRRIAAD comes from the coding sequence ATGCGCGCGGTGTTCGTGGATGCGAGCGAAACCCTGGCGGCAGTGGCGAGGCGCCTGCTGCGCCCGGACGATCCGCCCTTCGCCATCCACCCGGATCCGGCCATCGCCCCGGAGGACCTGCCGGGAATCCTGGCCGGGGCCGAGATCGCGGTGATCGACCACACCGCCCTCCCCCTCGCCGTGGCCCGCGCCTGCGAAGGGCTGAAGCACGTGGTGTTCCTCGGCACCGGCGCGCGCAGCTACATGGACCCGGAGGCGCTCGCGGCCGAACGCGGCGTCGCGGTCCACACGATCAAGGGCTACGGCGACACGGCGGTCGCCGAATGCGCCTTCGCGCTGATGTGGGCGGCCGCCCGGGGCCTGCCCGAGATGGACCGGGCCATGCGCGCCGGGACATGGCTGCGCCGGGAGGCGATCCAGCTCACCGGCAAGACCGTCGGCCTCGTGGGCTTCGGCGGGATCGCGGCCGAGTTGGCGCGGCTCTGCGGAGGCATCGGCATGCGGGTGCTCGCCTGGAATCGCACGCCGAAGGCGCATCCGGGCGTCACCTTCGTGCCCCTGGACCAGCTGCTCGCCGAGAGCGACGTGGTCTCGCTCCACCTGCTCCTCACCGACGAGACCCGCGGCTTCCTCTCCGCCGCGCGCATCGCCGCGATGAAGCCCGGCGTCCTCCTGGTCAACACCGCCCGGGGCGCGGTGATCGACGAGGACGCCCTGGTGGCGGCCCTGCGCCGTGGGCACGTGGCGCAAGCCGGGCTCGACGTGTTCACGGTCGAGCCCCTGCCGGCGGATCACCCGCTGGCCGGCCTGCCGAACGTCACCCTCTCGGCACATTCCGCGTTCCGCACGCCCGAGGCCAGCGACAACCTGATCGGCGCCGCCCTCGACCATTGCCGGCGGATCGCCGCCGACTGA